The Candidatus Defluviibacterium haderslevense DNA window CAGCTTTTTTAAGTTCTATAGACTGATGCACACACCACTCTATTCCAGCTTCTTTAATGGCTTCATCTGATTTTGCTTTTTGTATTGACTTTACTAAATCATTTGGCATTTCAATAAAAAAATTTCGAGGAATGGCTGTCAATTGATATTTCTTAGTTATGGGTTTGATGCCAGGTACTATAGGAACATCGATACCCTCTTCTCTACACAATTTGACGTAATCAAAATACTTTTGGTTGTCAAAAAACATTTGCGTCACAATATAATCTCCTCCTGCATCCATTTTTTTCTTTAGAAATTTCAAATCAGATTTTAAACTTGGAGATTCAAAATGCTTTTCAGGATAACCGGCTACACCAATGCAAAAGTCAACAGGGGAACCGTTAGAGATATTACTATCTAAATAAATGCCTTGATTCATTGAATCTATCTGTTTGATCAAATCAATAGCATGCTCATGCCCACCAGTTTCGGGTATAAATTTATCATCAAATTTTCGTGCATCACCTCTTAATGCCAACACATTGTTAATCTGAAGAAAATGCAAATCAATTAATGCGTTTTCTGTATCCTCTTTAGTAAATCCACCACATATTAA harbors:
- the metF gene encoding methylenetetrahydrofolate reductase [NAD(P)H] — encoded protein: MKVTEYFEKAKGKTLVSFEVLPPLKGGSIHSLFDQLDPLMEFQPPFIDVTYHREEFIYNLQPSGYYQKIAIRKRPGTVGICAAIMNRYKVEAVPHLICGGFTKEDTENALIDLHFLQINNVLALRGDARKFDDKFIPETGGHEHAIDLIKQIDSMNQGIYLDSNISNGSPVDFCIGVAGYPEKHFESPSLKSDLKFLKKKMDAGGDYIVTQMFFDNQKYFDYVKLCREEGIDVPIVPGIKPITKKYQLTAIPRNFFIEMPNDLVKSIQKAKSDEAIKEAGIEWCVHQSIELKKAGVPCIHYYTMSDREVISKIVKQIM